The following are encoded together in the Salvelinus fontinalis isolate EN_2023a chromosome 38, ASM2944872v1, whole genome shotgun sequence genome:
- the LOC129837561 gene encoding uncharacterized protein LOC129837561 — MCEGLLHLHSKDIVHQDLKPENIMVEHDTHRAVIIDMGLAKFFRNGLNSAVDMGNEAYSSPEVLQRRGQRDQRSDVWAMGKIIAELCARVRLHTPSVCPAMIYEILSLQGQQYCNAVCRMVQSDPTVRATMARIMPEIRRAGGGGNTGEQQREHLPTPFPHTEVKDTSPRPQAPPLSKAECTALPKTEVKTTLQPQPVQRSPSPARWEHAVLPKTEVKTTLQPQPVQRSPSPARWEHAVLPKTEVKTTLQPQPVQLSPSPARWEHAVLPKTEVKTTLQPQPLQLSPSPARWEHTVLPKTEVKTTLQPQPVQLSPSPARWEHAALPNPEVKNSPSLLPKVDQGNALVVPSGMVQPSQDVMKQLLYKEAPKGLACPLPTTGKVRICRYEQRNGEVETWEQNEVETEGGRIVKFENVMFNKKS, encoded by the exons ATGTGTGAAGGACTACTTCACCTACACAGCAAAGATATTGTCCATCAGGACCTCAAGCCTGAGAACATCATG GTAGAGCATGACACTCACCGAGCTGTGATCATTGATATGGGACTGGCCAAATTCTTCCGCAATGGCCTAAATTCTGCTGTGGATATGGGCAACGAGGCCTACTCTTCCCCTGAGGTACTGCAGAGGCGGGGCCAACGAGACCAGCGTTCAGACGTGTGGGCTATGGGTAAAATCATTGCTGAACTCTGTGCCAGAGTCAGGCTGCACACCCCCAGTGTCTGTCCGGCTATGATCTATGAGATCCTCAGTCTCCAAGGACAGCAGTACTGTAATGCTGTCTGTAGGATGGTGCAGAGCGACCCCACAGTGCGAGCCACCATGGCCAGGATCATGCCAGAGATACGAAGGGCAGGGGGAGGTGGCAACACCGGGGAGCAACAAAGAGAACATCTTCCGACACCCTTTCCGCACACTGAGGTAAAAGACACCTCGCCACGTCCTCAAGCTCCCCCGCTATCAAAAGCTGAGTGCACAGCCTTGCCAAAGACTGAGGTCAAGACGACACTGCAACCACAACCCGTACAGCGGTCACCTTCCCCGGCACGATGGGAGCATGCAGTCTTGCCAAAGACTGAGGTCAAGACGACACTGCAACCACAACCCGTACAGCGGTCACCTTCCCCGGCAAGATGGGAGCATGCAGTCTTGCCAAAGACTGAGGTCAAGACGACACTGCAACCACAACCCGTACAGCTGTCACCTTCCCCAGCAAGATGGGAGCATGCAGTCTTGCCAAAGACTGAGGTCAAGACGACACTGCAACCACAACCCTTACAGCTGTCACCTTCCCCGGCAAGATGGGAGCATACAGTCTTGCCAAAGACTGAGGTCAAGACGACACTGCAACCACAACCCGTACAGCTGTCACCTTCCCCGGCAAGATGGGAGCATGCAGCCTTGCCAAACCCTGAAGTCAAgaactctccatctctccttccaaaggtagaccagggtaatgcaTTGGTGGTTCCATCAGGCATGGTTCAACCCAGTCAAGATGTCATGAAACAGCTTCTCTACAAAGAGGCCCCAAAGGGTCTCGCATGCCCACTCCCCACAACGGGCAAGGTGCGAATCTGCCGCTATGAGCAAAGGAATGGGGAAGTGGAGACTTGGGAGCAAAATGAGGTAGAGACTGAAGGAGGGAGGATAGTCAAGTTTGAGAATGTGATGTTTAACAAAAAGTCGTAA
- the LOC129837761 gene encoding uncharacterized protein LOC129837761 has translation MAYSTSTLAAGCFGKIYREKYNDTWAAIKKVPQHLINWRDLERECQVYNKAIHPNIVKLLGNPTLKDSKWIIPMEFIFGEELETTIFKSQTSKIQLTPSIKATIITGMCEGLLYLHSKDIVHQDLKPDNIMVEHDTHRAVIIDMGLAKFFCNGLNSAMDSGNEAYSPPEILQRRGQRDQRSDVWAMGKIIAELCARVRLHTPSVCPNKIQETLSLQGQQYCNAVCRMVQRDPTVRATMAGIMPEIQRAGVDGGGGNTGGQKRGPLLTPFPHTQVKNTLLRPQAPVQRSPSPSRFERNALPMPEVKTLVRAPVQAASPSRWERAALPTPEVKNSPSPLSKVDQVTALVPSGITQPSQDVMKQLLYKEASRGLPFSLPTTGNVRIRRYEERNGEVETWEQKEVVTERGRIVKFEDMMFNNKS, from the exons ATGGCGTATTCCACCAGCACTCTTGCTGCTGGCTGCTTTGGGAAGATATACAGGGAGAAGTACAATGACACCTGGGCTGCAATCAAGAAGGTGCCACAACACTTAATCAATTGGAGAGACCTGGAGAGAGAGTGTCAAGTATACAA TAAGGCAATTCATCCTAACATAGTGAAGCTTCTGGGTAATCCAACACTCAAGGACTCTAAGTGGATCATCCCCATGGAGTTCATCTTTGGAGAGGAACTGGAGACAACCATCTTCAAATCacaaacatctaaaatacag TTGACTCCATCTATAAAGGCCACCATCATCACAGGCATGTGTGAAGGACTACTTTATCTACACAGCAAAGATATTGTCCATCAGGACCTCAAGCCTGACAACATCATG GTAGAGCATGACACTCACAGAGCTGTGATCATTGATATGGGACTGGCCAAATTCTTCTGCAATGGCCTAAATTCTGCTATGGATTCGGGCAACGAGGCCTACTCTCCCCCTGAGATCCTGCAGAGGCGGGGCCAACGAGACCAGCGTTCGGACGTGTGGGCAATGGGTAAAATCATTGCTGAACTCTGTGCCAGAGTCAGGCTGCACACCCCCAGTGTCTGTCCAAATAAGATCCAGGAGACCCTCAGTCTCCAAGGCCAGCAGTACTGTAACGCTGTCTGTAGAATGGTGCAGAGAGACCCCACAGTGCGGGCCACCATGGCCGGAATCATGCCGGAGATACAAAGGGCAGGGGTAGATGGCGGTGGCGGCAACACCGGGGGGCAAAAAAGAGGACCTCTTCTGACACCCTTTCCTCATACTCAGGTAAAAAACACATTGCTACGTCCTCAAGCTCCTGTACAGCGTTCACCATCTCCATCGAGATTTGAGCGCAATGCTTTACCAATGCCTGAGGTCAAGACGCTAGTGCGAGCTCCTGTGCAAGCGGCTTCTCCATCAAGATGGGAGCGGGCAGCCTTACCAACGCCTGAGGTCAAGAACTCACCATCTCCCCTTTCAAAGGTAGACCAGGTTACTGCTCTGGTTCCATCAGGCATAACTCAACCCAGTCAAGATGTCATGAAACAGCTTCTCTACAAAGAGGCATCGAGGGGTCTCCCATTCTCACTCCCCACGACGGGAAATGTGCGAATCCGCCGCTATGAGGAAAGGAATGGGGAAGTTGAGACTTGGGAGCAAAAGGAGGTGGTGACCGAAAGAGGGAGGATAGTCAAGTTTGAGGATATGATGTTTAACAACAAGTCGTAA